GACTACAGGCACCAGCGGAATCCCGGCATTGCGATACTCTTCCGTGCGCTTCATGGCAAGAGCATAGAAATGCGGCGGCTGCCAAAGAAATAGAAAAGCAAAAACAGCCATGGCAGTCCAGCTTACCTGCCCGGTCACAGCAGTCCAGCCGATCACAGGCGGCGCTGCACCGGCAATTCCGCCGATCGCCGTACTTAGCGGGCTGGAACGTTTTAACCACATCGTATAGATGCATACATATGTAAATACGCCAATCAATCCCCAAATGCTTGCCATTATAGTCGTTAACGTTGCCAATGCCAGCAAGCCCGATAGAACGAGCACAATCCCAAGCCATAAGACAGCTTTCGCTTCCAGGCGCCCCTGTACCAATGCCCGTTTTCTCGTTCGTTCCATCCGTCGGTCAATATCGCGATCGATATAATTGTTGAGCGCGCACGCTCCGGCAATGACCAACGCAGACCCAAGGCACGTATACGACAACGTATCCACTTGCAAGTGACCACGGCTCGCCAACCAAAGTCCGACAAACGTGGTAAAGAGATTTGCACCGGTGATGCCGACTTTTGTCACGCCTATGTACTCTTGCCAGCCCCCGAATTTCTTCGAAACAGTTGTTTCGACAGCCGCCATCGCTGCTGTTTCAGCTCGCGTTTCATTTAATGTTTGAACAGATACAGGGTGTTCCATGATTTTTCCCCTTTCGCTCGTGACGACACACAGATGTACAGAATCGATACGTTCCTGCAAAATAGCGCAAAAACAAACCGTTGCAAATCTATGAAAACATGCCTGTGATGCATGAAGGATGCGAGTATATGGATATTTTTAGTATACGTATAAAGATTGCCTGACGTCTGTGAATTTATTTTCACGTTTTTCTTACATTTCAATCACATGTATCATTAAGAATTTGTAAATATCTTTGATTTTTTTGTGCAAACACAATCAATCCTAGTTTATAATGTTCAAGGTAAAAGATATCTGTACACAAACCACACTCCATTTTTTGTGGTTTCAGGAGGCAGTCAAATGTTCAAAAAACAATCTCATTTTTTTGATATGCTTGTCGATGCGGTCAAGCATTTGTATGAAAGCTCTGTCAAATTTCGTGAGGCATTCTATGCTGGAGAAATCCAGGGAAGCGAATTTGCAATCGCAATGAAAGAATTGGAACGGAAAGCGGATGAAAAAACACATGCGATTATCGCCGCTTTAAATGCAACGTATTTGACACCGATCGATCGCGAGGATATTCTTGCACTTGCGTCGAAAATTGATGATGTGATGGATGGAATTGAAGCTTGTGCAAGCCGATTTGACCTATATGACATCACGCAAGTCGACACCATCATGAAATCATTTGCTACCAATATCGAACGCACAATTGCCCAACTCCTGTCGGCATTCTCCGCATTGCAAAGCAGACGGACAAACGATATCCATCAATACTGCGTCGCCGTAAACGCACTGGAAGAAGAAGGCGATCAATTGCTGCGAAACGGGATCAAATCATTGTTCAAGCGCGAAAAGGATCCCATTGTTCTTATTAAAATCAAAGAAATTTATGAAATTTTAGAAGACGTTACAGATTCCTGCGAAGACGTGGCGAATGTACTGGAATCTGTCGTAATGACGAATGCATAAGGGGATCGTATGATTACACTGATTTTAATCATTGTTGTGCTCGGCCTATTTTTTGATTTTAGCAATGGATTTCACGATACGGCAAACGCAATTGCCACTTCTTTATCGACAAAGGCTCTGACGCCCAGAACAGCCATCATACTTGCCGCTCTCTTAAACTTGTTAGGCGCACTCATGTTTTCCGGTGTCGCGAAAACAATTGGCGGAAGTATCGCAGATCCTCTAAAAATACATAATGGCATGATCGTCGTCCTGGCCGCTCTCATTTCTGCTATTGCCTGGAACCTGATTACCTGGTACTTCGGTATCCCAAGTTCGTCTTCCCACGCATTAATCGGTTCTCTTGCCGGCGCGGTAATTTCGGCAGCAGGCGTACAAGCTGTCAATTTTGCAGGCTTTATATCCATTATCGAATATCTGATTGTATCCCCGATTATCGCTTTTATCGTAGGATACATTTTAATGAATATTTTGCAGATGGCATTCGCCAATTTTCCTCCGCGCAAAGTAAACAAGATTTTCCGCAGCTTGCAAGTGCTCTCTGCCGCATTTCAAGCGTTTTCGCATGGTACAAACGATGCGCAAAAAACGATGGGAATCATTACGTTCGCTCTTGTTGCAGGTGGTTTTCAGCACGATTTGAGCATCCCTCTCTGGGTCAAAGTACTGGCTGCCGTAGCGATGGGGTTAGGGACTTCCGTTGGCGGCTGGAGAATTATCCAGACAGTCGGCACGAAAATTATGAAATTGGAGCCCATCAATGGTTTTTCGGCAGACTTGTCCTCGTCCTTGGTAATCATTATTTCTACACTTTTGCACCGCCCTTTAAGCACCACACATGTGATTTCTTCATCGATTATGGGCGTAGGCACGGCAAAAGGCTTGCGCGCTGTAAAATGGGGGATGGCCGGCAGGATTGTCATCGCATGGGTGATAACATTGCCGATCACCGCCATATTGGCTGGCTTTGTATACAAACTATGCGCCGCTTTTCAATAAAGTCTTGCGGTACTCGGATGAAGGAGTTTTTAAATCCAGAAAAATGGATGAAATCGTGTAAGCAAAGAATCGAAGGCGTCAAAATGATAGTCAAAATGATAGTCAGAATGATTGCAGAATGATTGCAGAATGATAAAGGAAAGCTGCTCTTATACAAGGAGTTCACACAAATGTGAACTCCTTCTTTCGGAGCTGATTTCTCTGCTGCAAGCACATACCAGAAAGAACTTGCTACCACCAAAACCAAGGTGAAAATGCTGCAAGCGCCAAAAATGGTAAAAAGAAAAATGGCCAAAACGCTTCTTCCGCCTGCAAGGAATCCGGTCGGTCGGCCGTTTGCGCTTCAACCATTCCTTGTGCGCTGCTTGTTTGCACCATCCGGGCATTTCTTAAAACAATTCCATCCGGACGGATTTCATGTAATATGCCTGTGTGCATTCCATAGGAAGAATGAACAACAATCGGACGGCCAAGATAGGGTTGAAAATGTCCAGCAGTGAGAGCCATATCGCATCCTCCCTTCATACATATCTTCGTTATACTTTATGTGCAGGGAAAGATAGGAGCCATCAGCATGTATCTATTTTTCATAAACTCGCTCGATTTTTATATGTAATGTGACAGAAGAAATCCGCAATATCTCCATGATTGATCGTTCCACACTTTCCCTTTACAATAAATATGTATCAAGCAAGTACCAGCGGACACTCGAAACCGCTGTACATTCATAGGGGGTACATACATGACAAAACATTTAAAAGATCGAATCCCGCCCGGTCAATTCCTGACGGAAAAATTTCCGGTTCTGCATGCAGGCGATGTACCAAACGTAGATTTGGCTGCATGGAATTTTAAAATATCCGGTCTCGTTGAAAAAGAAATCATTCTCGACTGGAATCGCTTTCTGGCACTGCCCCAATCCCGCATCCTTTGCGACATCCATTGTGTTACCACTTGGTCCAGGCTTGACAACGTCTGGGACGGTGTGCTGTTTCGAGATCTGATGAAGCTCGCCAATGTGTCGCCAGCGGCAAAATTCGTTTTGATTCATGCAGAAGAGGGTTGGACGACAAACCTGCCTCTTGAAGATTTATTAGGAGATCACGTACTGTTTGCCCATTCCCATGACGGAAAGCCGTTGACACCCCAACATGGCTGGCCGTTACGGCTGGTAGTGCCACATCTTTATTTTTGGAAAAGCGCAAAATGGGTGCGCGGCATTGAATTTTTGGATCACGATGTTCCCGGTTTTTGGGAAGAACGGGGGTATCATCTCTATGCGGATCCTTGGACGGAACAACGATTTCGAGACGATCCGGAATGGTATGATACCGGGGTGAATTCAGAGGAATATTACCGCACCATAAAAGCTCGTGTCCGGGAAGAAATGAGACGCCGCAAAAACAGCCAGCCAGCCGAGTAAAGCCGGGGGAAAATGGGCGGTCGTTTCTTTCCGGCGCAATCAGCATTGGTAAGAACGACCGCCAGTTGTGAACAAGCATCCGATTACAGCTCCAATTCTTCGTTGATAATAACCGAATACGCCCAATCGGCGCCCGCACCTCCATATGTTTCATCCACATCCGGACATAAGTACCCCTGTTCTTCCAACTTGCGCCAAAATGATCTTGGGATTTCTCTCGTTTCTTCCCATGTATCATAGTAAGGAACGGCTTCTTTTTCCAAGAATTTTCGAAACGTATTTCGAAACATTTTATGTTCATTTTTGAAATAAAAATGTGACATACAACGTTCCCCCTAAACGAAATTTCCTTTATAATAAATCGTATATGAAAACCGAACGTTCGTTAGAGGATAGAGGTGTAATCTACTAAAAACATTGTATTATGATTCGATTTTCCATTCCTGTAAAGCGAGGAGATCTAGTATGATGCAGGTACCGTTAACATTACCATCCTTCCTTTTTCGTGCGGAAACCTTGTTTCCAAAGAAAGAAATCATCTCCCGTACGAAACATGGCATGTTTCGCTATACATACAGAGAATATGCAAAGCGCACTCGTCAATTATCCAGCATACTGCGCAAATTG
Above is a window of Fodinisporobacter ferrooxydans DNA encoding:
- the cyoE gene encoding heme o synthase → MEHPVSVQTLNETRAETAAMAAVETTVSKKFGGWQEYIGVTKVGITGANLFTTFVGLWLASRGHLQVDTLSYTCLGSALVIAGACALNNYIDRDIDRRMERTRKRALVQGRLEAKAVLWLGIVLVLSGLLALATLTTIMASIWGLIGVFTYVCIYTMWLKRSSPLSTAIGGIAGAAPPVIGWTAVTGQVSWTAMAVFAFLFLWQPPHFYALAMKRTEEYRNAGIPLVPVVHGFEITKRKILQWTIVMVPETLLFYFLHVAGSVYGITAVVLGFLYIVYARIGLTGTDDVAWAKRMFRYSLIYMNALFLVMIFDLV
- a CDS encoding DUF47 domain-containing protein; the protein is MFKKQSHFFDMLVDAVKHLYESSVKFREAFYAGEIQGSEFAIAMKELERKADEKTHAIIAALNATYLTPIDREDILALASKIDDVMDGIEACASRFDLYDITQVDTIMKSFATNIERTIAQLLSAFSALQSRRTNDIHQYCVAVNALEEEGDQLLRNGIKSLFKREKDPIVLIKIKEIYEILEDVTDSCEDVANVLESVVMTNA
- a CDS encoding inorganic phosphate transporter produces the protein MITLILIIVVLGLFFDFSNGFHDTANAIATSLSTKALTPRTAIILAALLNLLGALMFSGVAKTIGGSIADPLKIHNGMIVVLAALISAIAWNLITWYFGIPSSSSHALIGSLAGAVISAAGVQAVNFAGFISIIEYLIVSPIIAFIVGYILMNILQMAFANFPPRKVNKIFRSLQVLSAAFQAFSHGTNDAQKTMGIITFALVAGGFQHDLSIPLWVKVLAAVAMGLGTSVGGWRIIQTVGTKIMKLEPINGFSADLSSSLVIIISTLLHRPLSTTHVISSSIMGVGTAKGLRAVKWGMAGRIVIAWVITLPITAILAGFVYKLCAAFQ
- a CDS encoding sulfite oxidase-like oxidoreductase → MTKHLKDRIPPGQFLTEKFPVLHAGDVPNVDLAAWNFKISGLVEKEIILDWNRFLALPQSRILCDIHCVTTWSRLDNVWDGVLFRDLMKLANVSPAAKFVLIHAEEGWTTNLPLEDLLGDHVLFAHSHDGKPLTPQHGWPLRLVVPHLYFWKSAKWVRGIEFLDHDVPGFWEERGYHLYADPWTEQRFRDDPEWYDTGVNSEEYYRTIKARVREEMRRRKNSQPAE